A window of the Diceros bicornis minor isolate mBicDic1 chromosome 28, mDicBic1.mat.cur, whole genome shotgun sequence genome harbors these coding sequences:
- the CARD9 gene encoding caspase recruitment domain-containing protein 9 isoform X4, which produces MSDYENEEECWSALEGFRVKLISVIDPSRITPYLRQCKVLNPDDEEQVLSDPNLVIRKRKVGVLLDILQRTGHKGYVAFLESLELYYPQLYKKVTGKEPTRVFSMIIDASGESGLTQLLMSEVMKLQKKVQDLTALLSSKDDFIKELRVKDSLLRKHQERVQRLKEECEAGGRELKRCKEENYDLALRLARQSEEKGAALMRNRDLQLEIDRLRHSLMKAEDDCKVERKHTLKLRHAMEQRPSQELLWELQQEKALLQARVQELEASVQAGKPEKSSPYIQVLEEDWRQALQDHQEQASTIFSLRKDLRQAEALRTRCMEEKEMFELQCQALRKDSKMYKDRIEAILQQMEEVAIERDQAIATREELHAQHARSLQEKDGLRKRVRELGEKADELQLQLFQCEGQVLAAEGRLKRQQLETLVLSSDLEDSSPRNSQELSLPRHLEEDTQLSDKGGPTDRESPEQPFAALQKERLSLASNDAGLSGGEPPEKERRRLKESFENYRRKRALRKMQHGWKQGEVDWENTTGSDNTDTEGS; this is translated from the exons ATGTCGGACTATGAGAACGAGGAGGAGTGCTGGAGCGCCCTGGAGGGCTTCCGGGTGAAGCTCATCTCCGTCATCGACCCCTCGCGCATCACGCCCTACCTGAGGCAGTGCAAGGTCCTGAACCCCGACGATGAGGAGCAGGTGCTCAGCGACCCCAACCTGGTCATCCGCAAGCGCAAAGTGG GCGTGCTCCTGGACATCCTGCAGCGGACCGGCCACAAGGGCTACGTGGCCTTCCTCGAGAGCCTGGAGCTCTACTACCCCCAGCTCTACAAGAAGGTCACGGGCAAGGAGCCCACCCGTGTCTTCTCCATGATCATCG ACGCGTCCGGGGAGTCGGGCCTGACGCAGCTGCTGATGAGCGAGGTGATGAAGCTGCAGAAGAAGGTGCAGGACCTGACGGCGCTGCTGAGCTCCAAGGACGACTTCATCAAGGAGCTGCGGGTGAAGGACAGCCTGCTGCGCAAGCACCAGGAGCGCGTGCAGCGTCTCAAGGAGGAGTGTGAGGCCGGCGGCCGGGAGCTCAAGCGCTGCAAGGAGGAGAACTACGACCTGGCCCTGCGCCTGGCCCGCCAGAGCGAGGAGAAGGGCGCCGCGCTCATGCGCAACCGCGACCTGCAGCTGGAG ATCGACCGGCTCCGGCACAGCCTCATGAAGGCGGAGGACGACTGCAAGGTGGAGCGCAAGCACACGCTGAAGCTCAGGCACGCCATGGAGCAGCGGCCCAGCCAGGAGCTGCTGTGGGAGCTGCAGCAGGAGAAGGCCCTGCTGCAGGCCCGGGTGCAGGAGCTGGAGGCCTCCGTCCAG GCTGGGAAGCCAGAGAAGAGCAGCCCCTACATCCAGGTGCTGGAGGAGGACTGGAGGCAGGCGCTGCAGGACCACCAGGAGCAGGCCAGCACCATCTTCTCCCTGCGCAAGGACCTGCGCCAGGCCGAGGCCCTGCGCACCCGG TGCATGGAGGAGAAGGAGATGTTCGAGCTGCAGTGCCAGGCCCTGCGGAAGGACTCCAAGATGTACAAGGACCGCATCGAGGCCATCCTGCAGCAGATGGAGGAGGTCGCCATCGAGCGGGACCAG GCCATTGCGACGCGGGAGGAGCTGCACGCGCAGCACGCCCGGAGCCTGCAGGAGAAGGATGGGCTGCGGAAGCGGGTGCGGGAGCTGGGCGAGAAGGCCGACGAGctgcagctgcagctgttccagtGCGAGGGCCAGGTGCTGGCCGCGGAGGGCAGGCTCAAGCGGCAGCAGCTGGAGACACTCGTCCTG AGCTCTGACCTGGAGGACAGCTCACCCAGGAATTCCCAAGAG CTCTCGCTCCCCCGGCACCTGGAGGAAGACACACAGCTCTCAGACAAAG GTGGCCCGACAGACAGGGAGAGCCCAGAGCAGCCATTTGCAGCTCTGCAGAAGGAGCGGCTTTCACTGGCCTCCAAC GACGCAGGCCTGAGCGGCGGGGAGCCCCCCGAGAAGGAGCGGCGGCGCCTCAAGGAGAGCTTCGAGAACTACCGCAG GAAGCGCGCGCTCAGGAAGATGCAGCACGGCTGGAAACAGGGGGAGGTGGACTGGGAGAACACCACGGGCAGCGACAACACCGACACCGAGGGCTCCTAG
- the CARD9 gene encoding caspase recruitment domain-containing protein 9 isoform X3: MSDYENEEECWSALEGFRVKLISVIDPSRITPYLRQCKVLNPDDEEQVLSDPNLVIRKRKVGVLLDILQRTGHKGYVAFLESLELYYPQLYKKVTGKEPTRVFSMIIDASGESGLTQLLMSEVMKLQKKVQDLTALLSSKDDFIKELRVKDSLLRKHQERVQRLKEECEAGGRELKRCKEENYDLALRLARQSEEKGAALMRNRDLQLEIDRLRHSLMKAEDDCKVERKHTLKLRHAMEQRPSQELLWELQQEKALLQARVQELEASVQAGKPEKSSPYIQVLEEDWRQALQDHQEQASTIFSLRKDLRQAEALRTRCMEEKEMFELQCQALRKDSKMYKDRIEAILQQMEEVAIERDQAIATREELHAQHARSLQEKDGLRKRVRELGEKADELQLQLFQCEGQVLAAEGRLKRQQLETLVLSSDLEDSSPRNSQELSLPRHLEEDTQLSDKGGPTDRESPEQPFAALQKERLSLASNDAGLSGGEPPEKERRRLKESFENYRRWAAGCPGRKRALRKMQHGWKQGEVDWENTTGSDNTDTEGS; this comes from the exons ATGTCGGACTATGAGAACGAGGAGGAGTGCTGGAGCGCCCTGGAGGGCTTCCGGGTGAAGCTCATCTCCGTCATCGACCCCTCGCGCATCACGCCCTACCTGAGGCAGTGCAAGGTCCTGAACCCCGACGATGAGGAGCAGGTGCTCAGCGACCCCAACCTGGTCATCCGCAAGCGCAAAGTGG GCGTGCTCCTGGACATCCTGCAGCGGACCGGCCACAAGGGCTACGTGGCCTTCCTCGAGAGCCTGGAGCTCTACTACCCCCAGCTCTACAAGAAGGTCACGGGCAAGGAGCCCACCCGTGTCTTCTCCATGATCATCG ACGCGTCCGGGGAGTCGGGCCTGACGCAGCTGCTGATGAGCGAGGTGATGAAGCTGCAGAAGAAGGTGCAGGACCTGACGGCGCTGCTGAGCTCCAAGGACGACTTCATCAAGGAGCTGCGGGTGAAGGACAGCCTGCTGCGCAAGCACCAGGAGCGCGTGCAGCGTCTCAAGGAGGAGTGTGAGGCCGGCGGCCGGGAGCTCAAGCGCTGCAAGGAGGAGAACTACGACCTGGCCCTGCGCCTGGCCCGCCAGAGCGAGGAGAAGGGCGCCGCGCTCATGCGCAACCGCGACCTGCAGCTGGAG ATCGACCGGCTCCGGCACAGCCTCATGAAGGCGGAGGACGACTGCAAGGTGGAGCGCAAGCACACGCTGAAGCTCAGGCACGCCATGGAGCAGCGGCCCAGCCAGGAGCTGCTGTGGGAGCTGCAGCAGGAGAAGGCCCTGCTGCAGGCCCGGGTGCAGGAGCTGGAGGCCTCCGTCCAG GCTGGGAAGCCAGAGAAGAGCAGCCCCTACATCCAGGTGCTGGAGGAGGACTGGAGGCAGGCGCTGCAGGACCACCAGGAGCAGGCCAGCACCATCTTCTCCCTGCGCAAGGACCTGCGCCAGGCCGAGGCCCTGCGCACCCGG TGCATGGAGGAGAAGGAGATGTTCGAGCTGCAGTGCCAGGCCCTGCGGAAGGACTCCAAGATGTACAAGGACCGCATCGAGGCCATCCTGCAGCAGATGGAGGAGGTCGCCATCGAGCGGGACCAG GCCATTGCGACGCGGGAGGAGCTGCACGCGCAGCACGCCCGGAGCCTGCAGGAGAAGGATGGGCTGCGGAAGCGGGTGCGGGAGCTGGGCGAGAAGGCCGACGAGctgcagctgcagctgttccagtGCGAGGGCCAGGTGCTGGCCGCGGAGGGCAGGCTCAAGCGGCAGCAGCTGGAGACACTCGTCCTG AGCTCTGACCTGGAGGACAGCTCACCCAGGAATTCCCAAGAG CTCTCGCTCCCCCGGCACCTGGAGGAAGACACACAGCTCTCAGACAAAG GTGGCCCGACAGACAGGGAGAGCCCAGAGCAGCCATTTGCAGCTCTGCAGAAGGAGCGGCTTTCACTGGCCTCCAAC GACGCAGGCCTGAGCGGCGGGGAGCCCCCCGAGAAGGAGCGGCGGCGCCTCAAGGAGAGCTTCGAGAACTACCGCAGGTGGGCGGCAGGTTGCCCAGGCAG GAAGCGCGCGCTCAGGAAGATGCAGCACGGCTGGAAACAGGGGGAGGTGGACTGGGAGAACACCACGGGCAGCGACAACACCGACACCGAGGGCTCCTAG
- the CARD9 gene encoding caspase recruitment domain-containing protein 9 isoform X2 yields MRSRCSATPTWSSASAKWVSAAPPPSWLGACPEAAVGFVPYPCPQEAEPHAAPRSAPQPQLQARGRNPRHPCTRPVCRGPWCFHALLRPLGEPRGGGWHLDPGLQRLSTSQTHLAAARPGGGRTALSPGPEHPCTSRDAEARAPARPLWVAGVLLDILQRTGHKGYVAFLESLELYYPQLYKKVTGKEPTRVFSMIIDASGESGLTQLLMSEVMKLQKKVQDLTALLSSKDDFIKELRVKDSLLRKHQERVQRLKEECEAGGRELKRCKEENYDLALRLARQSEEKGAALMRNRDLQLEIDRLRHSLMKAEDDCKVERKHTLKLRHAMEQRPSQELLWELQQEKALLQARVQELEASVQAGKPEKSSPYIQVLEEDWRQALQDHQEQASTIFSLRKDLRQAEALRTRCMEEKEMFELQCQALRKDSKMYKDRIEAILQQMEEVAIERDQAIATREELHAQHARSLQEKDGLRKRVRELGEKADELQLQLFQCEGQVLAAEGRLKRQQLETLVLSSDLEDSSPRNSQELSLPRHLEEDTQLSDKGGPTDRESPEQPFAALQKERLSLASNDAGLSGGEPPEKERRRLKESFENYRRKRALRKMQHGWKQGEVDWENTTGSDNTDTEGS; encoded by the exons ATGAGGAGCAGGTGCTCAGCGACCCCAACCTGGTCATCCGCAAGCGCAAAGTGGGTCAGTGCTGCCCCGCCCCCGAGCTGGCTAGGAGCCTGCCCAGAGGCCGCTGTGGGCTTTGTCCCCTACCCTTGTCCCCAGGAGGCCGAGCCCCATGCAGCCCCACGGAGTGCACCCCAACCCCAACTGCAAGCACGTGGACGAAACCCCCGGCACCCCTGCACCCGTCCTGTTTGCCGGGGGCCGTGGTGCTTCCATGCACTGCTGAGGCCTCTGGGAGAGCCAAGGGGTGGCGGGTGGCACTTGGACCCCGGCCTGCAGCGGCTGTCCACGTCCCAGACCCATTTGGCTGCGGCCAGACCTGGCGGGGGCCGCACAGCCTTGTCCCCCGGCCCAGAGCACCCATGCACGTCCCGGGACGCTGAGGCCCGGGCGCCAGCCAGGCCTCTCTGGGTGGCAGGCGTGCTCCTGGACATCCTGCAGCGGACCGGCCACAAGGGCTACGTGGCCTTCCTCGAGAGCCTGGAGCTCTACTACCCCCAGCTCTACAAGAAGGTCACGGGCAAGGAGCCCACCCGTGTCTTCTCCATGATCATCG ACGCGTCCGGGGAGTCGGGCCTGACGCAGCTGCTGATGAGCGAGGTGATGAAGCTGCAGAAGAAGGTGCAGGACCTGACGGCGCTGCTGAGCTCCAAGGACGACTTCATCAAGGAGCTGCGGGTGAAGGACAGCCTGCTGCGCAAGCACCAGGAGCGCGTGCAGCGTCTCAAGGAGGAGTGTGAGGCCGGCGGCCGGGAGCTCAAGCGCTGCAAGGAGGAGAACTACGACCTGGCCCTGCGCCTGGCCCGCCAGAGCGAGGAGAAGGGCGCCGCGCTCATGCGCAACCGCGACCTGCAGCTGGAG ATCGACCGGCTCCGGCACAGCCTCATGAAGGCGGAGGACGACTGCAAGGTGGAGCGCAAGCACACGCTGAAGCTCAGGCACGCCATGGAGCAGCGGCCCAGCCAGGAGCTGCTGTGGGAGCTGCAGCAGGAGAAGGCCCTGCTGCAGGCCCGGGTGCAGGAGCTGGAGGCCTCCGTCCAG GCTGGGAAGCCAGAGAAGAGCAGCCCCTACATCCAGGTGCTGGAGGAGGACTGGAGGCAGGCGCTGCAGGACCACCAGGAGCAGGCCAGCACCATCTTCTCCCTGCGCAAGGACCTGCGCCAGGCCGAGGCCCTGCGCACCCGG TGCATGGAGGAGAAGGAGATGTTCGAGCTGCAGTGCCAGGCCCTGCGGAAGGACTCCAAGATGTACAAGGACCGCATCGAGGCCATCCTGCAGCAGATGGAGGAGGTCGCCATCGAGCGGGACCAG GCCATTGCGACGCGGGAGGAGCTGCACGCGCAGCACGCCCGGAGCCTGCAGGAGAAGGATGGGCTGCGGAAGCGGGTGCGGGAGCTGGGCGAGAAGGCCGACGAGctgcagctgcagctgttccagtGCGAGGGCCAGGTGCTGGCCGCGGAGGGCAGGCTCAAGCGGCAGCAGCTGGAGACACTCGTCCTG AGCTCTGACCTGGAGGACAGCTCACCCAGGAATTCCCAAGAG CTCTCGCTCCCCCGGCACCTGGAGGAAGACACACAGCTCTCAGACAAAG GTGGCCCGACAGACAGGGAGAGCCCAGAGCAGCCATTTGCAGCTCTGCAGAAGGAGCGGCTTTCACTGGCCTCCAAC GACGCAGGCCTGAGCGGCGGGGAGCCCCCCGAGAAGGAGCGGCGGCGCCTCAAGGAGAGCTTCGAGAACTACCGCAG GAAGCGCGCGCTCAGGAAGATGCAGCACGGCTGGAAACAGGGGGAGGTGGACTGGGAGAACACCACGGGCAGCGACAACACCGACACCGAGGGCTCCTAG
- the CARD9 gene encoding caspase recruitment domain-containing protein 9 isoform X1: MRSRCSATPTWSSASAKWVSAAPPPSWLGACPEAAVGFVPYPCPQEAEPHAAPRSAPQPQLQARGRNPRHPCTRPVCRGPWCFHALLRPLGEPRGGGWHLDPGLQRLSTSQTHLAAARPGGGRTALSPGPEHPCTSRDAEARAPARPLWVAGVLLDILQRTGHKGYVAFLESLELYYPQLYKKVTGKEPTRVFSMIIDASGESGLTQLLMSEVMKLQKKVQDLTALLSSKDDFIKELRVKDSLLRKHQERVQRLKEECEAGGRELKRCKEENYDLALRLARQSEEKGAALMRNRDLQLEIDRLRHSLMKAEDDCKVERKHTLKLRHAMEQRPSQELLWELQQEKALLQARVQELEASVQAGKPEKSSPYIQVLEEDWRQALQDHQEQASTIFSLRKDLRQAEALRTRCMEEKEMFELQCQALRKDSKMYKDRIEAILQQMEEVAIERDQAIATREELHAQHARSLQEKDGLRKRVRELGEKADELQLQLFQCEGQVLAAEGRLKRQQLETLVLSSDLEDSSPRNSQELSLPRHLEEDTQLSDKGGPTDRESPEQPFAALQKERLSLASNDAGLSGGEPPEKERRRLKESFENYRRWAAGCPGRKRALRKMQHGWKQGEVDWENTTGSDNTDTEGS; the protein is encoded by the exons ATGAGGAGCAGGTGCTCAGCGACCCCAACCTGGTCATCCGCAAGCGCAAAGTGGGTCAGTGCTGCCCCGCCCCCGAGCTGGCTAGGAGCCTGCCCAGAGGCCGCTGTGGGCTTTGTCCCCTACCCTTGTCCCCAGGAGGCCGAGCCCCATGCAGCCCCACGGAGTGCACCCCAACCCCAACTGCAAGCACGTGGACGAAACCCCCGGCACCCCTGCACCCGTCCTGTTTGCCGGGGGCCGTGGTGCTTCCATGCACTGCTGAGGCCTCTGGGAGAGCCAAGGGGTGGCGGGTGGCACTTGGACCCCGGCCTGCAGCGGCTGTCCACGTCCCAGACCCATTTGGCTGCGGCCAGACCTGGCGGGGGCCGCACAGCCTTGTCCCCCGGCCCAGAGCACCCATGCACGTCCCGGGACGCTGAGGCCCGGGCGCCAGCCAGGCCTCTCTGGGTGGCAGGCGTGCTCCTGGACATCCTGCAGCGGACCGGCCACAAGGGCTACGTGGCCTTCCTCGAGAGCCTGGAGCTCTACTACCCCCAGCTCTACAAGAAGGTCACGGGCAAGGAGCCCACCCGTGTCTTCTCCATGATCATCG ACGCGTCCGGGGAGTCGGGCCTGACGCAGCTGCTGATGAGCGAGGTGATGAAGCTGCAGAAGAAGGTGCAGGACCTGACGGCGCTGCTGAGCTCCAAGGACGACTTCATCAAGGAGCTGCGGGTGAAGGACAGCCTGCTGCGCAAGCACCAGGAGCGCGTGCAGCGTCTCAAGGAGGAGTGTGAGGCCGGCGGCCGGGAGCTCAAGCGCTGCAAGGAGGAGAACTACGACCTGGCCCTGCGCCTGGCCCGCCAGAGCGAGGAGAAGGGCGCCGCGCTCATGCGCAACCGCGACCTGCAGCTGGAG ATCGACCGGCTCCGGCACAGCCTCATGAAGGCGGAGGACGACTGCAAGGTGGAGCGCAAGCACACGCTGAAGCTCAGGCACGCCATGGAGCAGCGGCCCAGCCAGGAGCTGCTGTGGGAGCTGCAGCAGGAGAAGGCCCTGCTGCAGGCCCGGGTGCAGGAGCTGGAGGCCTCCGTCCAG GCTGGGAAGCCAGAGAAGAGCAGCCCCTACATCCAGGTGCTGGAGGAGGACTGGAGGCAGGCGCTGCAGGACCACCAGGAGCAGGCCAGCACCATCTTCTCCCTGCGCAAGGACCTGCGCCAGGCCGAGGCCCTGCGCACCCGG TGCATGGAGGAGAAGGAGATGTTCGAGCTGCAGTGCCAGGCCCTGCGGAAGGACTCCAAGATGTACAAGGACCGCATCGAGGCCATCCTGCAGCAGATGGAGGAGGTCGCCATCGAGCGGGACCAG GCCATTGCGACGCGGGAGGAGCTGCACGCGCAGCACGCCCGGAGCCTGCAGGAGAAGGATGGGCTGCGGAAGCGGGTGCGGGAGCTGGGCGAGAAGGCCGACGAGctgcagctgcagctgttccagtGCGAGGGCCAGGTGCTGGCCGCGGAGGGCAGGCTCAAGCGGCAGCAGCTGGAGACACTCGTCCTG AGCTCTGACCTGGAGGACAGCTCACCCAGGAATTCCCAAGAG CTCTCGCTCCCCCGGCACCTGGAGGAAGACACACAGCTCTCAGACAAAG GTGGCCCGACAGACAGGGAGAGCCCAGAGCAGCCATTTGCAGCTCTGCAGAAGGAGCGGCTTTCACTGGCCTCCAAC GACGCAGGCCTGAGCGGCGGGGAGCCCCCCGAGAAGGAGCGGCGGCGCCTCAAGGAGAGCTTCGAGAACTACCGCAGGTGGGCGGCAGGTTGCCCAGGCAG GAAGCGCGCGCTCAGGAAGATGCAGCACGGCTGGAAACAGGGGGAGGTGGACTGGGAGAACACCACGGGCAGCGACAACACCGACACCGAGGGCTCCTAG
- the CARD9 gene encoding caspase recruitment domain-containing protein 9 isoform X5, which yields MLSWPRTRVLLPLNQDDKIRQRETGAWPWLSPVLDGHRDRGRGDASGESGLTQLLMSEVMKLQKKVQDLTALLSSKDDFIKELRVKDSLLRKHQERVQRLKEECEAGGRELKRCKEENYDLALRLARQSEEKGAALMRNRDLQLEIDRLRHSLMKAEDDCKVERKHTLKLRHAMEQRPSQELLWELQQEKALLQARVQELEASVQAGKPEKSSPYIQVLEEDWRQALQDHQEQASTIFSLRKDLRQAEALRTRCMEEKEMFELQCQALRKDSKMYKDRIEAILQQMEEVAIERDQAIATREELHAQHARSLQEKDGLRKRVRELGEKADELQLQLFQCEGQVLAAEGRLKRQQLETLVLSSDLEDSSPRNSQELSLPRHLEEDTQLSDKGGPTDRESPEQPFAALQKERLSLASNDAGLSGGEPPEKERRRLKESFENYRRWAAGCPGRKRALRKMQHGWKQGEVDWENTTGSDNTDTEGS from the exons ATGCTCTCCTGGCCCCGGACTCGCGTCCTCTTGCCTCTCAATCAAGATGATAAGATCAGACAAAGGGAGACAGGTGCCTGGCCCTGGCTGTCCCCTGTCCTGGACGGGCATCGGGACAGGGGCCGGGGAG ACGCGTCCGGGGAGTCGGGCCTGACGCAGCTGCTGATGAGCGAGGTGATGAAGCTGCAGAAGAAGGTGCAGGACCTGACGGCGCTGCTGAGCTCCAAGGACGACTTCATCAAGGAGCTGCGGGTGAAGGACAGCCTGCTGCGCAAGCACCAGGAGCGCGTGCAGCGTCTCAAGGAGGAGTGTGAGGCCGGCGGCCGGGAGCTCAAGCGCTGCAAGGAGGAGAACTACGACCTGGCCCTGCGCCTGGCCCGCCAGAGCGAGGAGAAGGGCGCCGCGCTCATGCGCAACCGCGACCTGCAGCTGGAG ATCGACCGGCTCCGGCACAGCCTCATGAAGGCGGAGGACGACTGCAAGGTGGAGCGCAAGCACACGCTGAAGCTCAGGCACGCCATGGAGCAGCGGCCCAGCCAGGAGCTGCTGTGGGAGCTGCAGCAGGAGAAGGCCCTGCTGCAGGCCCGGGTGCAGGAGCTGGAGGCCTCCGTCCAG GCTGGGAAGCCAGAGAAGAGCAGCCCCTACATCCAGGTGCTGGAGGAGGACTGGAGGCAGGCGCTGCAGGACCACCAGGAGCAGGCCAGCACCATCTTCTCCCTGCGCAAGGACCTGCGCCAGGCCGAGGCCCTGCGCACCCGG TGCATGGAGGAGAAGGAGATGTTCGAGCTGCAGTGCCAGGCCCTGCGGAAGGACTCCAAGATGTACAAGGACCGCATCGAGGCCATCCTGCAGCAGATGGAGGAGGTCGCCATCGAGCGGGACCAG GCCATTGCGACGCGGGAGGAGCTGCACGCGCAGCACGCCCGGAGCCTGCAGGAGAAGGATGGGCTGCGGAAGCGGGTGCGGGAGCTGGGCGAGAAGGCCGACGAGctgcagctgcagctgttccagtGCGAGGGCCAGGTGCTGGCCGCGGAGGGCAGGCTCAAGCGGCAGCAGCTGGAGACACTCGTCCTG AGCTCTGACCTGGAGGACAGCTCACCCAGGAATTCCCAAGAG CTCTCGCTCCCCCGGCACCTGGAGGAAGACACACAGCTCTCAGACAAAG GTGGCCCGACAGACAGGGAGAGCCCAGAGCAGCCATTTGCAGCTCTGCAGAAGGAGCGGCTTTCACTGGCCTCCAAC GACGCAGGCCTGAGCGGCGGGGAGCCCCCCGAGAAGGAGCGGCGGCGCCTCAAGGAGAGCTTCGAGAACTACCGCAGGTGGGCGGCAGGTTGCCCAGGCAG GAAGCGCGCGCTCAGGAAGATGCAGCACGGCTGGAAACAGGGGGAGGTGGACTGGGAGAACACCACGGGCAGCGACAACACCGACACCGAGGGCTCCTAG
- the DNLZ gene encoding DNL-type zinc finger protein, with amino-acid sequence MAAGRGDGAGRPGPAGGMLRAALRRVPTLWSHARPRGPCLRRLWGRGARPEAAGRRRAWGWGWRRWSSEPGPGAAHYQLVYTCKVCGTRSSKRISKLAYHQGVVIVTCPGCQNHHIIADNLGWFSDLDGKRNIEEILAARGEKVCRVAGEGALELVLEAVGAPKSTAAPERGEDQDPTHPGKTESS; translated from the exons atggcggcggggcggggcgatGGGGCGGGGCGGCCGGGGCCGGCGGGCGGGATGCTGCGGGCGGCGCTGCGCCGCGTGCCCACGCTGTGGAGCCACGCGCGGCCCCGGGGGCCCTGCCTGAGGCGGCTGTGGGGGCGCGGGGCCCGCCCGGAGGCCGCGGGGAGAAGgcgagcctggggctggggctggcggcGCTGGAGCTCCGAGCCGGGGCCCGGGGCGGCACACTACCAGCTCGTCTACACTTGCAAG GTCTGTGGGACTAGGTCCTCCAAGCGCATCTCCAAGCTGGCCTATCACCAGGGCGTGGTCATTGTGACCTGCCCTGGCTGCCAGAACCACCACATCATCGCGGACAATCTGGGCTGGTTCTCGGACCTGGATGGGAAGAG GAATATTGAAGAAATCCTGGCGGCCAGAGGGGAGAAGGTGTGCCGAGTGGCTGGCGAGGGGGCCCTGGAGCTTGTTTTAGAGGCTGTGGGGGCCCCCAAATCCACTGCTGCTCCGGAAAGGGGTGAAGACCAGGATCCCACCCACCCTGGCAAGACAGAGTCCAGCTGA